A single Streptomyces sp. Edi2 DNA region contains:
- a CDS encoding SDR family oxidoreductase has protein sequence MNERSALVTGANKGIGKHIARLLAAEGITVYVGSRDPDRGQRAVEEIGAGARLLVLDVTDPDGIAQAAAQVNRLDVLVNNAGISPSLATPADTGVEEYRRTYETNVFGVVTVTNAFLPALRRSPRPRIVNISSGTASLNWSTTPNPQFPPGSGGAAAYRSSKAALNALTVLYAQTLTEDGFKVNALAPGIRATDLNPRAAAAGGDPAEAAQGALHLALLPDDGPTGGFFSWDGMPVPW, from the coding sequence ATGAACGAACGCTCAGCTCTGGTCACCGGTGCCAACAAGGGCATCGGAAAGCATATCGCCCGGCTTCTCGCCGCAGAGGGCATCACCGTGTACGTGGGCTCCCGCGACCCCGATCGCGGGCAGCGGGCCGTCGAGGAGATCGGCGCCGGGGCCCGCCTGCTGGTCCTCGACGTAACAGATCCCGACGGCATCGCACAGGCCGCGGCTCAGGTGAACCGCCTGGACGTGCTGGTCAACAACGCCGGCATCTCACCGTCACTCGCGACGCCGGCCGACACCGGCGTCGAGGAGTACCGGCGGACCTACGAGACCAACGTGTTCGGCGTGGTGACGGTGACCAATGCCTTCCTGCCCGCCCTGCGCCGGTCCCCGCGGCCGCGCATCGTCAACATCTCCAGTGGCACCGCTTCGCTGAACTGGAGCACCACCCCCAACCCTCAATTCCCCCCGGGAAGCGGCGGCGCCGCCGCCTACCGGTCGTCCAAGGCCGCCCTCAACGCCCTCACCGTCCTCTACGCCCAGACGCTGACCGAGGACGGCTTCAAGGTCAACGCGCTCGCCCCCGGCATCCGGGCCACCGATCTCAACCCCCGGGCCGCCGCTGCCGGAGGCGACCCCGCCGAGGCCGCGCAGGGCGCCCTCCACCTGGCCCTGCTGCCGGACGACGGCCCCACCGGCGGCTTCTTCTCCTGGGACGGAATGCCCGTGCCCTGGTGA
- a CDS encoding helix-turn-helix transcriptional regulator, producing MARQELAHYLRDRRAALRPHEFGLAETGTARRTPGLRREEVAELAHMSVDYYTRLEQARGPRPSARILDALARALRLTPAERSHLFRLAGSSAPPGVSAVRRVRPHVARMLERLPETGAVVTDAAYDVIAWNPLARALLRAGPGGGTTNLARRRFLGQERMPESAGTEEFGHIVVARLRRATDRYPHDPQLAALLAELHAGSEEFRQIWQERPVHAPGHRTKTLDHPEAGALRLNCDVLLVPEDDQEVVLMTADPGSPAARTLRRMAGQAT from the coding sequence ATGGCGCGGCAGGAGTTGGCCCACTACCTGCGGGACCGCCGGGCGGCCCTGCGCCCGCACGAGTTCGGCCTGGCGGAGACCGGCACCGCCCGCCGTACACCGGGTCTGCGCCGCGAAGAGGTGGCGGAGCTCGCGCACATGTCGGTCGACTACTACACGCGGCTGGAGCAGGCCCGGGGGCCGCGGCCCTCGGCCCGGATCCTGGACGCGCTGGCCCGCGCACTGCGGCTCACGCCGGCCGAGCGCAGCCACCTGTTCCGCCTGGCGGGATCGAGCGCGCCGCCCGGCGTCAGCGCCGTACGGCGGGTGCGCCCGCACGTGGCCCGGATGCTGGAGCGGCTGCCGGAGACCGGCGCCGTCGTCACTGACGCGGCGTACGACGTCATCGCCTGGAACCCCCTGGCCCGGGCACTGCTCCGCGCCGGCCCCGGAGGCGGGACGACGAACCTGGCCCGACGCCGCTTCCTGGGCCAGGAGCGGATGCCCGAGAGCGCCGGCACCGAGGAATTCGGGCACATCGTGGTGGCGCGGCTGCGCCGGGCCACGGACCGCTACCCGCATGACCCGCAGCTGGCCGCCCTGCTGGCCGAACTGCACGCCGGCAGTGAGGAGTTCCGGCAGATCTGGCAGGAGCGCCCGGTCCACGCTCCCGGGCACCGCACCAAGACCCTGGACCATCCGGAGGCCGGTGCGCTGCGGTTGAACTGCGACGTCCTGCTCGTGCCGGAGGACGACCAGGAGGTCGTCCTGATGACGGCCGACCCCGGATCACCTGCCGCGCGGACCCTGCGCAGGATGGCCGGGCAGGCGACCTGA
- a CDS encoding DUF6126 family protein, translated as MPDQTIPAVPVPPPSEPLPSEPPPSDPLPGTAPAARTYKEGKPPRGVYVRVFLYVVATHVLLAFMSFLVIVAKSR; from the coding sequence GTGCCCGATCAGACCATTCCTGCCGTACCCGTGCCGCCGCCGTCGGAGCCGCTGCCGTCAGAGCCGCCGCCGTCGGATCCGCTGCCCGGGACGGCACCCGCCGCTCGGACGTACAAGGAGGGCAAACCACCGCGCGGGGTGTATGTGCGGGTGTTCCTCTACGTCGTGGCGACGCATGTGCTGTTGGCGTTCATGAGCTTCTTGGTGATCGTCGCCAAGTCACGGTGA